The following nucleotide sequence is from Candidatus Limnocylindria bacterium.
TCGAGCAGGCGAAGAACGACCAGGCCTTCCTCGAGGGCCGGATCATGACCCTCGAGCAGATGATCAAGAACGCTCAGATCATCGACGAGACCGAGAAGCACGATCTCGTCGAGGTCGGCAGCCACGTCACGGTCGAGGCCGACGGGCGCAAAGAGAAGTACACGATCGTCGGGTCGGCGGAAGCGTCGCCGCAAGAGGGCAAGATCAGCAACGAGTCGCCGGTCGGACGCGCGCTCCAGGGTCACCGCGCGGGTGAGACGGTCAAGGTCTCCGTGCCCGCGGGCACCATGGAAATGAAGATCCTGGCGGTCAGTTGAGCGTAAGGTCCAGCGCGAGCGTGACGGCCAA
It contains:
- the greA gene encoding transcription elongation factor GreA; amino-acid sequence: MNNLEKPVYVSADGLRKLQAELEELRTTKRTEVAERIHAAMEFGDFTENSELEQAKNDQAFLEGRIMTLEQMIKNAQIIDETEKHDLVEVGSHVTVEADGRKEKYTIVGSAEASPQEGKISNESPVGRALQGHRAGETVKVSVPAGTMEMKILAVS